From the genome of Gemmatimonadota bacterium, one region includes:
- a CDS encoding SusC/RagA family TonB-linked outer membrane protein: MHRFCSRSTLVALLVASAPAAVAQGTGTIAGRITDRATGAPLGDARVIVVGTQRDTRTTEAGQYRLASLPAGVVRLRVLRLGYAALLDSVQVSAGQEATLDASLTATVTRLDQVTISATGASERQRETGNSIAALTVDSLPTMIVSGVNDLLSSRAANVTVTQTSGTSGTGSRIRIRGSNSVSLSNEPLIIIDGIRSVSDPGGSTISVGGQNPTRLDDLNPDDIENIEIIKGPAAAALYGTAAANGVVQITTKRGKSGRTRWSFFGDGGRVEDVFDYPANFARVGTRPNGARTTACTLLDVAAATCNPKTDSLVQWTPIEDASVFVRGWRSNYGLSAAGGTDRVQYYLGGDYTREQGVYSNNSVRKQGVRANVGGQLSSSSEFSAKLGYNQLRARIPQNDNNDLSPIANSVLGSAFDNPTTRGYFLYPPALFNQIGVDQNVERVTASLNGTWRPLSWLSLTGLGGVDYAGRSDQAIIPPDLIPGPDNRNIGSRTSNPYGLWTYTGNTSATAQWRPWASIEANTSLGTQFNREVLHGTQAFGRGLAAGTGSLGGTTSGFAVAEQNQEIVTLGVFAQQRVAWRDKLFFTASLRGDDNSNFGTNLQLVTYPAASLSWVVNEESWFPQVGWLSSLRLRAAAGQSGQRPGFRNAVTFYNTIAYRRSGSDLGGVELANNVGNATLKPEKSTEFEGGLDIGLFKGRASLELTAYNKTTRDALIQRNLPPSTGAATRFENLGEVTNRGFEASLLTTLVDTRPLRLDLSVTGSTNRNRLVTLGAGVDTIFFGLGALDGNFSQRVAEGHPVGGYWQLPYTWSDANGDGIIRASEVSLGENSAYLGSPLPSREFSISPSLTLFGRVRMTALMNYRGGHRVYNAGSEFRCAVFVRCEEAYAPGSSLSLQARRVAGLLGTSAGYIEDASFWKLREVSVAFDAPADWARRLRASSLSLTLAGRNLATWTDYTGFDPEITFNGTSNYSTAEFFTQPPVRYLTARIALGW; this comes from the coding sequence ATGCATCGCTTCTGTTCGCGCTCCACCCTCGTCGCCCTCCTTGTCGCCAGCGCCCCCGCGGCCGTGGCGCAGGGGACCGGCACCATTGCCGGACGCATCACCGACCGCGCCACCGGCGCGCCGCTCGGCGACGCCCGCGTCATTGTCGTGGGTACGCAACGCGACACGCGCACCACCGAAGCCGGGCAGTACCGCCTGGCGAGTCTCCCCGCCGGCGTGGTGCGCCTGCGGGTACTCCGACTCGGTTACGCCGCACTGCTCGACAGTGTGCAGGTGAGTGCAGGCCAGGAGGCGACGCTCGACGCGTCGCTCACCGCCACCGTCACCCGCCTCGACCAGGTGACCATCAGCGCGACCGGCGCCTCCGAACGCCAACGCGAGACGGGGAACAGCATCGCCGCGCTCACCGTCGACTCGTTGCCCACGATGATCGTGAGCGGCGTGAACGACTTGCTGTCGTCGCGCGCTGCGAACGTGACGGTCACGCAGACGAGCGGGACCAGCGGGACCGGGTCGCGCATCCGCATCCGCGGCTCCAACTCCGTCTCGCTCTCCAACGAACCGCTCATCATCATCGACGGCATTCGCTCCGTCTCCGATCCGGGCGGGTCCACGATCAGCGTGGGCGGACAGAATCCAACGCGCCTCGACGACCTCAACCCCGATGACATCGAGAACATCGAGATCATCAAGGGACCGGCCGCCGCCGCGTTGTACGGCACCGCTGCCGCCAACGGCGTTGTGCAGATCACGACCAAGCGCGGCAAGTCGGGGCGCACGCGCTGGAGCTTCTTCGGCGACGGCGGGCGCGTGGAAGACGTCTTCGACTATCCGGCCAACTTCGCCCGCGTGGGGACGCGCCCCAACGGCGCGCGCACCACGGCGTGCACCTTGCTCGACGTCGCGGCCGCGACCTGCAACCCCAAGACCGATTCGCTCGTGCAGTGGACACCCATCGAGGACGCCTCGGTCTTCGTGCGCGGCTGGCGCTCCAACTACGGGCTGAGTGCCGCCGGCGGGACCGACCGCGTGCAGTACTACCTGGGTGGCGACTATACGCGTGAACAGGGAGTGTACTCCAACAACAGCGTGCGCAAACAAGGGGTGCGCGCCAACGTGGGTGGCCAACTGTCCTCCTCCTCCGAGTTCTCGGCCAAGCTGGGCTACAACCAATTGCGTGCGCGCATCCCGCAGAACGACAACAACGACCTGAGCCCGATCGCCAACAGCGTCCTGGGGTCGGCGTTCGACAACCCCACGACGCGCGGCTACTTCCTGTATCCGCCGGCGCTCTTCAATCAGATCGGGGTGGACCAGAACGTCGAGCGCGTGACTGCATCGCTCAACGGCACGTGGCGCCCGCTCTCCTGGCTCTCGCTCACCGGCCTTGGGGGCGTGGACTACGCCGGACGCAGCGATCAGGCGATCATCCCCCCGGACCTCATCCCCGGTCCCGACAATCGCAACATCGGCTCGCGCACGTCCAATCCTTACGGCCTCTGGACCTACACGGGCAATACCTCGGCTACCGCCCAGTGGCGCCCTTGGGCCAGCATCGAAGCCAACACCTCGTTAGGGACGCAGTTCAACCGCGAGGTGCTGCATGGGACGCAGGCGTTCGGGCGCGGGCTGGCGGCCGGCACCGGCTCGCTGGGTGGGACGACGAGCGGCTTTGCTGTCGCCGAGCAGAACCAGGAGATCGTGACGCTCGGTGTCTTCGCGCAGCAGCGCGTGGCGTGGCGCGACAAGCTCTTCTTCACCGCATCGCTGCGTGGTGACGACAACAGCAACTTCGGGACGAACCTCCAGCTCGTCACCTATCCTGCCGCCTCGCTCTCGTGGGTGGTGAACGAGGAGTCGTGGTTCCCGCAGGTGGGGTGGCTCTCGTCGTTGCGGCTGCGCGCTGCGGCCGGCCAGTCGGGACAGCGCCCCGGCTTCCGCAACGCGGTGACGTTCTACAACACGATTGCCTACCGCCGCAGCGGGAGCGACCTGGGGGGAGTGGAGCTGGCCAACAACGTGGGCAACGCGACGCTCAAGCCGGAGAAATCGACCGAGTTCGAAGGGGGGCTCGACATCGGGCTCTTCAAGGGGCGCGCCTCGCTGGAACTCACCGCCTACAACAAGACGACGCGCGACGCGCTCATCCAGCGCAACCTCCCGCCGTCCACCGGCGCCGCAACGCGCTTCGAGAACCTGGGTGAGGTGACCAATCGCGGCTTCGAGGCCTCGCTCCTCACCACGCTGGTCGATACGCGTCCGCTGCGCCTCGACCTGAGCGTGACCGGCTCCACCAACCGCAATCGCCTCGTGACGCTCGGCGCCGGCGTCGACACGATCTTCTTCGGCCTTGGCGCGCTCGACGGCAACTTCTCGCAGCGGGTCGCCGAAGGGCATCCGGTGGGCGGGTACTGGCAGCTTCCGTACACCTGGAGCGATGCCAACGGCGACGGGATCATCCGCGCGAGCGAGGTCAGCCTCGGCGAGAACTCGGCGTACTTGGGTTCGCCGCTGCCGAGCCGCGAGTTCTCCATCTCGCCGTCGCTCACCCTCTTCGGCAGGGTGCGCATGACCGCGTTGATGAACTATCGCGGCGGCCACCGCGTGTACAACGCGGGGAGCGAGTTTCGCTGCGCCGTCTTCGTGCGCTGCGAGGAAGCCTACGCGCCGGGGTCGTCGCTCTCGCTGCAGGCGCGCCGGGTGGCCGGCTTGTTAGGCACCAGCGCCGGCTACATCGAGGACGCCTCGTTCTGGAAGCTGCGCGAAGTCTCGGTGGCCTTCGACGCCCCGGCCGACTGGGCCCGCCGCCTGCGCGCCTCGTCGCTCTCGCTCACGCTCGCCGGACGCAACCTGGCCACCTGGACCGACTACACCGGCTTCGATCCCGAAATCACGTTCAACGGGACCTCCAACTACAGCACCGCCGAGTTCTTCACCCAGCCGCCGGTTCGTTACCTCACGGCGCGCATCGCGCTCGGGTGGTGA
- a CDS encoding SAM-dependent chlorinase/fluorinase, with amino-acid sequence MRPPITLLTDFGTADGYVAEMKGVLLTLAPEAQVVDLSHEVPPQDVELARLTVARYWRRFPEGTVHLAVVDPGVGTGRACLAVESDGRFLVGPDNGILSPALLLTGARAVSLPIAATASRTFHGRDVFAPAAAALARGARLDDLGPDFEAPIVRRTKEAVRREDGAVLGEVIAIDRFGNAITNLLGVRAGVVAAGGRPVPIRATYADVAVGAAVAISGSTGLLEIAVREGNAARVLGLARGATVVWYKG; translated from the coding sequence ATGCGACCGCCCATCACCCTGCTCACCGACTTTGGCACGGCCGACGGCTACGTGGCCGAGATGAAGGGGGTGCTGCTCACGCTGGCCCCCGAGGCACAGGTCGTCGACCTGTCACACGAGGTCCCACCGCAGGACGTGGAGCTCGCGCGCCTGACGGTCGCTCGCTACTGGCGGCGCTTTCCCGAGGGGACGGTGCACCTGGCGGTGGTCGATCCCGGCGTCGGAACGGGGCGCGCCTGCCTGGCGGTGGAGAGCGATGGCCGCTTCCTCGTGGGGCCCGACAACGGGATCCTCTCGCCGGCGTTGCTGCTGACGGGGGCCCGCGCGGTCTCGCTCCCCATCGCCGCCACCGCCTCCCGCACCTTCCACGGGCGCGACGTCTTTGCCCCGGCGGCCGCGGCGCTGGCCCGCGGGGCGCGCCTCGACGACCTCGGCCCCGACTTCGAGGCGCCCATCGTGCGCCGCACCAAGGAGGCCGTGCGCCGCGAGGACGGCGCGGTCCTGGGCGAGGTGATCGCCATCGATCGCTTCGGCAACGCCATCACCAACCTGCTGGGGGTGCGCGCCGGCGTCGTTGCGGCTGGCGGACGCCCCGTCCCCATCCGCGCGACCTACGCCGACGTCGCCGTCGGGGCGGCGGTCGCGATCAGTGGGTCGACCGGGCTGCTGGAGATCGCCGTGCGCGAAGGGAACGCCGCCCGCGTCCTCGGCCTCGCCCGCGGGGCGACGGTGGTCTGGTACAAGGGGTAG
- a CDS encoding MATE family efflux transporter, whose protein sequence is MSVAAGALVDDALPRVIRRVAIPAVASNLLMTLFASMDAYWVGTRIGPDGLAAVSTAIFWVWLVVSIAEGVALGVTALAARRHGEGRGDEAAHVAGGALVFALALGAVVGVAGALSVDMLFAFMQTPPEVTALARDYLRTYFLGLPLIYGYFCVDATFRASGNTRTPLVLLSISVACTLLLDPVLILGWGPAPELGIAGAAVALLATRGAAFAVGVTILRRRGMLKAPGRHVGREALQLSEVDGAPVGAVARLARLGEVRSILAVARRVLRIGLPTAVTGVIFSFIYVALTRTTTRFGTPALAALGLGHRIESWLYMIGVGFGATAAAIVGQNLGAGRVDRAERAGWITMLFAMAPALLMAIVSLTIPERLALAFTDDPTVVDETAMYLRINALSQLLLPAEIVLEGALGGAGDTVPPMITSTLLTALRIPLAAWWAALWGPVGIWWAISLTAAGRGVAMMFLWRSGRWKHKTV, encoded by the coding sequence ATGAGCGTGGCCGCGGGGGCGCTGGTGGACGACGCGCTCCCGCGGGTCATCCGGCGCGTCGCCATCCCGGCGGTGGCGTCGAACCTCCTGATGACGCTCTTCGCGTCGATGGATGCGTACTGGGTGGGGACGCGCATCGGCCCTGACGGGCTGGCGGCGGTGTCCACGGCGATCTTCTGGGTCTGGCTGGTCGTGTCGATCGCCGAGGGGGTGGCGCTGGGGGTCACGGCGCTGGCGGCGCGGCGACACGGGGAGGGGCGTGGCGACGAAGCGGCGCATGTGGCGGGGGGGGCGCTCGTCTTCGCGCTGGCGTTAGGCGCGGTCGTCGGGGTGGCCGGGGCGCTGTCGGTCGACATGCTCTTCGCCTTCATGCAGACGCCGCCCGAGGTAACGGCGCTCGCCCGCGACTACCTGCGCACGTACTTCCTGGGGCTCCCGCTCATCTACGGCTACTTCTGCGTCGACGCGACCTTTCGCGCATCGGGCAACACTCGGACGCCGCTCGTCCTCCTCTCCATCTCCGTCGCCTGCACGCTGCTGTTGGACCCCGTGCTCATCCTGGGGTGGGGGCCGGCTCCCGAGCTGGGGATCGCTGGGGCGGCGGTGGCGCTGCTGGCCACGCGCGGCGCCGCCTTCGCCGTCGGGGTGACGATCCTCCGGCGGCGCGGGATGCTCAAGGCCCCCGGGCGGCACGTGGGGCGCGAGGCGCTGCAGCTGTCGGAGGTGGATGGGGCCCCGGTGGGGGCGGTCGCCCGGCTGGCCCGCCTGGGAGAGGTACGTTCCATCCTCGCCGTCGCCCGCCGCGTCCTGCGCATCGGTCTCCCCACCGCGGTCACCGGGGTGATCTTCTCGTTCATCTACGTCGCCCTCACGCGCACCACCACGCGCTTCGGGACGCCGGCGCTGGCGGCGCTCGGGCTGGGGCATCGCATCGAGAGCTGGCTGTACATGATCGGGGTCGGATTCGGCGCCACCGCCGCGGCCATCGTCGGGCAGAACCTGGGGGCGGGGCGGGTGGACCGCGCCGAGCGGGCCGGGTGGATCACCATGCTCTTCGCCATGGCCCCGGCGCTCCTCATGGCGATCGTCTCGCTCACCATCCCCGAGCGGCTGGCCCTCGCCTTCACCGACGACCCGACCGTGGTCGACGAGACGGCGATGTACCTGCGCATCAACGCCCTGTCGCAGCTCCTGCTCCCGGCGGAGATCGTCCTCGAGGGGGCGCTGGGTGGGGCGGGGGACACCGTTCCGCCGATGATCACCTCGACCCTCCTCACCGCCCTCCGCATCCCGCTGGCCGCGTGGTGGGCCGCGCTGTGGGGGCCGGTGGGGATCTGGTGGGCGATCTCGCTGACCGCGGCCGGGCGCGGGGTGGCGATGATGTTCCTCTGGCGCAGCGGGCGTTGGAAGCACAAAACTGTGTAA
- a CDS encoding Mrp/NBP35 family ATP-binding protein gives MATTLQERIGIALSAIRNPRTGEDVLTSQLVRDIGTTLDGKVHLTVVLAPQDDATLVRDVRQVVERVDGVSSVQVAVRDPSEFAPGRGAAQAAAGRPAAAGQARALPVMDDRPAAPRPSAPQPVVYPQLGRILAVSSGKGGVGKSTVAVNLAVALAQRGLRVGLMDADIYGPNVPRMMGISGAPMVQDEKIIPHEAHGVKCISLGLLIERDQPAIWRGPIVMKITTQFLKDVDWGQLDFFIVDMPPGTGDAQLSLVQATQVTGAVIVTTPQEVAIGDALRGVKMFQRTGVPVLGIVENMSWFECPHCGKPTALFGTGGGQKLADECEIPLLAQIPLYPRVMEGGDTGRPVVAVDETSPAAKAIIALADRLAKSLGAA, from the coding sequence ATGGCTACCACGCTCCAGGAACGCATCGGGATCGCGCTGTCGGCAATTCGCAACCCTCGCACGGGCGAGGACGTGCTCACCAGCCAACTGGTGCGCGACATCGGGACGACGCTCGACGGCAAGGTGCACCTGACGGTGGTGCTGGCGCCGCAGGACGACGCGACGCTCGTGCGCGACGTGCGGCAGGTGGTGGAGCGGGTGGACGGGGTGTCGTCGGTGCAGGTGGCGGTGCGCGACCCGTCGGAGTTTGCCCCGGGGCGAGGGGCGGCGCAGGCGGCGGCGGGGCGTCCCGCGGCGGCTGGGCAGGCGCGCGCCCTCCCGGTGATGGATGACCGTCCGGCGGCACCGCGCCCAAGCGCGCCGCAGCCGGTGGTCTATCCGCAGTTGGGGCGGATCCTTGCGGTGTCGTCGGGGAAGGGCGGGGTGGGGAAGTCGACGGTGGCCGTGAACCTCGCGGTGGCGCTGGCGCAGCGTGGGCTGCGCGTGGGGTTGATGGACGCCGACATCTACGGCCCCAACGTCCCGCGCATGATGGGCATCTCGGGGGCGCCGATGGTGCAGGACGAGAAGATCATCCCGCACGAGGCGCACGGGGTGAAGTGCATCTCGTTAGGGCTGCTCATCGAGCGCGACCAGCCGGCCATCTGGCGCGGCCCCATCGTCATGAAGATCACCACGCAATTCCTCAAGGACGTCGACTGGGGGCAGCTCGACTTCTTCATCGTCGACATGCCGCCGGGGACGGGCGACGCGCAGCTCTCGCTGGTGCAGGCCACGCAGGTGACCGGAGCGGTGATCGTGACGACGCCGCAGGAAGTGGCCATCGGTGATGCGCTGCGCGGGGTGAAGATGTTTCAGCGCACCGGCGTCCCGGTGCTGGGGATCGTGGAGAACATGTCGTGGTTCGAGTGCCCGCACTGCGGCAAGCCGACGGCGCTGTTCGGGACGGGCGGCGGGCAGAAGCTCGCCGACGAGTGCGAGATCCCGCTTCTGGCGCAGATCCCGCTGTATCCGCGCGTGATGGAGGGGGGCGACACGGGGCGCCCGGTGGTGGCGGTCGATGAGACGTCGCCGGCAGCCAAGGCGATCATCGCGCTGGCCGACCGTTTGGCGAAGTCGTTAGGCGCCGCCTGA
- a CDS encoding bifunctional oligoribonuclease/PAP phosphatase NrnA — translation MPLTGLLAVPSARRDAIERIADTLRSTPLVALTTHINADGDAAGSVSALARLLPQLGVQARVVNPTPWPSIFSYLLGPDITDATSKGASALKTVNGLIALDVSDMKRLGALADTVRSLKIPRIVIDHHVPTEEPAGEIVLDDTAACATGELLFDFATALNLEITPAIAEALYTAILTDTGGFRYSNTSPRCHAIAATLLSKGVDPEEMYRRIYASVSPGRLFLLRDSLHSLGHDALHGISWICVTADALERYDVSPEDLDGIVEHPRSIAGTRLALFFRDLGYGKVKVSFRSTGDVDVNRFAREFGGGGHAKASGALIPGALEGVRERVVDAARAYVGELAPAAAE, via the coding sequence GTGCCACTGACCGGACTGCTCGCCGTTCCTAGCGCGCGTCGCGACGCCATCGAGCGCATCGCCGACACGCTCCGTTCGACCCCACTCGTCGCGCTCACCACGCACATCAATGCGGATGGTGACGCCGCGGGATCGGTGTCGGCGCTCGCGCGTCTGCTGCCGCAGCTTGGAGTGCAGGCTCGTGTCGTCAACCCGACGCCGTGGCCGTCGATCTTCTCGTATCTCCTGGGGCCTGACATCACCGACGCCACCTCCAAGGGGGCCTCGGCGCTCAAGACGGTGAACGGGCTCATCGCGCTCGACGTGAGCGACATGAAGCGATTGGGCGCGCTGGCCGACACCGTGCGCTCGCTCAAGATCCCGCGCATCGTCATCGACCATCACGTCCCCACCGAAGAGCCGGCGGGCGAGATCGTGCTCGACGACACCGCGGCGTGCGCCACGGGCGAGCTGCTCTTCGACTTTGCGACGGCGCTCAACCTCGAAATCACGCCGGCGATCGCCGAGGCGCTGTACACGGCGATCCTCACCGACACCGGGGGCTTTCGCTACTCCAACACCTCGCCGCGCTGTCACGCGATTGCGGCGACGCTGCTGTCCAAGGGGGTCGATCCCGAGGAGATGTACCGGCGCATCTACGCCTCGGTGTCACCGGGCCGCCTCTTCCTCCTGCGCGACTCGCTGCACTCGCTTGGACACGACGCGCTGCACGGGATCTCTTGGATCTGCGTGACCGCCGACGCGTTGGAGCGATACGACGTGAGTCCCGAGGATCTCGACGGGATCGTGGAGCATCCGCGCTCGATCGCCGGGACGCGCCTCGCGCTGTTCTTCCGCGACCTGGGCTACGGCAAGGTGAAGGTGTCGTTCCGCAGCACGGGTGACGTGGACGTGAACCGCTTTGCGCGCGAATTCGGCGGCGGCGGGCACGCCAAGGCGTCTGGAGCGTTGATCCCCGGGGCGCTCGAGGGCGTGCGCGAGCGCGTGGTGGATGCGGCGCGCGCCTACGTGGGCGAACTCGCGCCCGCTGCGGCGGAGTAG
- a CDS encoding amino acid permease, with the protein MMGLFSKKSLDLLMKEADGTSGEPTLKRTLGALNLTLLGIGAIIGAGIFVLTGTAAAQYAGPAIVLSFVLAGAGCLFAGLCYAEFASMIPIAGSAYTYGYATLGELVAWIIGWDLILEYLFAASTVAVGWSGYFTSFLRDYTGINIPASLSNAPFSVEGTHTLVPSGAIINLPAMFLVAILTTLLVIGIQESAKLNNIIVFVKVAIVFLVIGFGFMYVQPSNWEPFIPPNEGTFGRYGLSGVVRAAGVIFFAYIGFDAVSTAAQEAKNPQRDLPIGILGSLTICTVLYILMARVMTGVANYKDLNVPDPVYVAIAQAGPGLAWLKPLIALGAIAGLASVVLVMLLGQPRIFYAMSRDGLLPPVFGKIHPKFQTPYISTIITGAVAMVVAGLFPIGLLGELVSIGTLLAFVIVSAGVLVLRYRSPNLHRPFRTPLVPLVPILSILICGYMMSGLPGDTWLRLLIWLALGLAVYFLYGKQHSRVQAAERDGTEY; encoded by the coding sequence CTGATGGGACTGTTTTCCAAGAAGAGCCTCGACCTTCTGATGAAGGAGGCCGATGGCACGAGTGGCGAGCCGACGCTCAAGCGAACGCTCGGCGCCCTCAACCTGACGCTGCTGGGGATCGGGGCCATCATTGGCGCCGGCATCTTCGTCCTCACGGGGACGGCGGCGGCGCAGTATGCGGGGCCGGCCATCGTCCTCTCGTTCGTGCTCGCGGGTGCCGGCTGCCTCTTTGCGGGGCTCTGCTACGCCGAGTTTGCGTCGATGATCCCGATCGCCGGCAGCGCCTACACCTATGGCTACGCCACGTTGGGTGAGCTGGTGGCCTGGATCATCGGGTGGGACCTGATCCTGGAGTACCTGTTCGCCGCGTCGACCGTGGCGGTGGGCTGGTCGGGGTACTTCACCTCGTTCCTGCGCGACTACACGGGGATCAACATCCCGGCGTCGCTCTCCAATGCGCCGTTCAGCGTGGAAGGAACGCACACGCTGGTGCCGAGCGGGGCGATCATCAACCTGCCGGCGATGTTCCTGGTGGCGATCCTCACCACGCTGCTCGTGATCGGGATCCAGGAATCGGCCAAGCTCAACAACATCATCGTCTTTGTGAAGGTCGCGATCGTCTTCCTGGTGATCGGCTTCGGCTTCATGTACGTGCAGCCGTCCAACTGGGAACCGTTCATTCCGCCTAACGAAGGGACGTTCGGGCGCTACGGCCTGAGCGGCGTGGTGCGCGCGGCCGGCGTCATCTTCTTCGCGTACATCGGCTTCGACGCGGTGTCGACCGCAGCGCAGGAGGCGAAGAACCCGCAGCGTGACCTCCCCATCGGCATCCTTGGGTCGCTCACCATCTGTACGGTGCTGTACATCCTGATGGCGCGCGTCATGACGGGCGTGGCGAACTACAAGGACCTCAACGTCCCCGATCCGGTCTACGTCGCGATCGCCCAGGCAGGGCCCGGGCTCGCCTGGCTCAAGCCGCTCATCGCGCTCGGTGCCATCGCCGGCCTGGCCTCGGTGGTGCTCGTGATGTTGCTCGGGCAGCCGCGCATCTTCTACGCGATGTCGCGCGACGGGCTCCTCCCGCCGGTCTTCGGCAAGATCCACCCGAAGTTCCAGACGCCGTACATCTCGACCATCATCACCGGTGCGGTGGCCATGGTGGTGGCCGGGCTCTTCCCGATCGGGCTGCTGGGCGAACTCGTCTCCATCGGGACGCTGCTCGCCTTCGTGATCGTGAGCGCCGGCGTGCTGGTGCTGCGCTACCGCTCGCCCAACCTGCATCGTCCGTTCCGGACGCCGCTGGTCCCGCTCGTCCCGATCCTGTCGATCCTGATCTGCGGCTACATGATGTCCGGGCTTCCGGGCGACACGTGGCTCCGGCTGCTGATCTGGCTGGCGCTGGGGCTGGCGGTCTACTTCCTGTACGGCAAGCAGCATTCGCGCGTGCAGGCCGCCGAGCGCGACGGGACGGAGTACTAG
- a CDS encoding DUF882 domain-containing protein has translation MGEDLGRVYQHWQSPQQSHVPPPRPSRLRSRAIPILGFVILAAGSLLALRRADAAFGPPVPEAPPPAPPVARLASTALGRSRGVNMRFALPGERVQFPLELDAAPSSVIFEWIPLGELASIDTAKVVAGTFNAPSRPGFYRLAVRNRGGATVIDSLTLAVLVPFEEKQGTAINGYQIGTYRAEKWGADLERPRGFLEIEQPLAELPLSAHMRVGDFITHDEQTSWPRYAAIDGRLLDKLELIFDEIASWHGGEGRAPVEVDVHSGFRTPVYNQRVPRAAADSRHQYGDAADIAIDANRDGRVNSRDVRLIELAVEIIERKHPDLVGGLGVYTQNGSSYAHIDARGKKARWQG, from the coding sequence ATGGGGGAGGATCTAGGGCGGGTGTACCAGCACTGGCAGTCGCCGCAGCAGTCGCACGTCCCGCCGCCGCGTCCTTCGCGGCTGCGCTCGCGTGCGATCCCGATCCTCGGCTTCGTCATCCTCGCGGCCGGGTCGCTGCTGGCACTGCGCCGCGCCGATGCGGCCTTCGGCCCGCCGGTCCCCGAAGCACCGCCCCCCGCGCCGCCGGTGGCGCGGCTTGCCTCCACGGCGCTGGGGAGGAGCCGCGGCGTGAACATGCGCTTCGCCCTTCCGGGCGAGCGCGTCCAGTTCCCGCTCGAACTCGATGCGGCTCCGTCGTCGGTGATCTTCGAGTGGATCCCGCTGGGTGAACTGGCGTCGATCGACACGGCGAAGGTCGTGGCCGGCACGTTCAACGCGCCGTCGCGCCCCGGCTTCTATCGACTCGCCGTGCGCAATCGCGGTGGGGCCACGGTGATCGACTCGCTCACGCTGGCGGTCCTCGTGCCGTTCGAGGAGAAGCAGGGGACGGCGATCAACGGCTACCAGATCGGGACGTACCGCGCCGAGAAGTGGGGCGCTGACCTCGAGCGCCCGCGGGGCTTTCTGGAGATCGAGCAGCCGCTGGCCGAGTTGCCGCTGTCGGCGCACATGCGCGTGGGTGACTTCATCACGCACGACGAGCAGACGAGCTGGCCTCGTTATGCAGCGATCGACGGGCGCCTGCTCGACAAGCTCGAGCTGATCTTCGACGAGATCGCGAGCTGGCACGGTGGCGAGGGGCGGGCGCCGGTCGAGGTGGACGTGCACTCGGGCTTCCGCACCCCCGTCTACAACCAGCGCGTGCCGCGCGCCGCCGCCGACTCGCGGCACCAGTACGGCGACGCGGCCGACATCGCCATCGACGCCAATCGCGACGGGCGCGTCAACAGCCGAGACGTGCGCCTCATCGAGCTGGCCGTGGAGATCATCGAGCGCAAGCACCCGGACCTCGTGGGGGGGCTGGGCGTGTACACGCAGAACGGCTCGTCCTACGCGCACATCGACGCCCGCGGCAAAAAGGCGCGCTGGCAGGGCTGA
- a CDS encoding DUF882 domain-containing protein produces the protein MPFSSLSFRAALIGVAVAALAPASAASALSTDSVVMAASRPVEPVSDSLSGRSGKLKARIVSPRRDGSIRILKQLFGDAAAQRPGIYHASDSATGKRFSLINLLPFQARERGKLGSYRVGFWPGERRSAWASNKAPEGFIEVTADNQDTPLSEHFRIRDFLTHDQQAVWPKYLVLREALVDKLELLISDLQSRGYRVGAMTVLSGFRTPQYNAQGVGRKGGRATDSRHQYGDAADVFVDSDGDGRMDDLNRDGRVDTRDAKVVLESVERIESKYPDLIGGAGLYRATSAHGPFVHVDVRGSRARWGRI, from the coding sequence GTGCCCTTTTCCTCGCTCAGTTTCCGCGCCGCCCTGATCGGTGTCGCCGTGGCCGCACTGGCGCCAGCCAGCGCCGCCTCGGCCTTGTCCACCGATTCTGTTGTGATGGCCGCGTCGCGCCCGGTCGAGCCGGTGAGCGATTCGTTGAGCGGCCGGAGCGGGAAGCTCAAGGCGCGCATCGTCTCGCCGCGGCGTGATGGCAGCATCCGCATCCTCAAGCAGCTCTTTGGCGACGCCGCCGCGCAGCGCCCCGGGATCTACCACGCCTCCGACTCGGCCACGGGCAAGCGCTTTTCGCTCATCAACCTCCTCCCCTTCCAGGCGCGCGAGCGCGGGAAGCTCGGGAGCTATCGCGTCGGCTTCTGGCCGGGCGAGCGCCGGAGCGCGTGGGCGAGCAACAAGGCCCCCGAGGGGTTCATCGAGGTCACGGCCGACAACCAGGACACGCCGCTCTCCGAGCACTTCCGGATTCGCGACTTCCTGACGCACGACCAGCAGGCCGTGTGGCCCAAGTACCTCGTCCTGCGCGAGGCACTGGTCGACAAGCTCGAACTGCTCATCAGCGACCTGCAGTCGCGCGGCTACCGCGTAGGGGCGATGACGGTGCTGTCGGGTTTCCGCACGCCGCAGTACAACGCCCAGGGCGTGGGGCGGAAGGGGGGGCGGGCGACCGATTCCCGTCACCAGTACGGCGACGCCGCCGACGTCTTCGTCGACAGCGATGGCGACGGGCGCATGGATGACCTCAATCGCGACGGTCGCGTCGACACGCGCGATGCCAAGGTCGTCCTCGAGTCGGTGGAGCGCATCGAGAGCAAGTATCCCGATCTCATCGGTGGTGCCGGGCTGTATCGCGCGACCTCGGCGCACGGCCCGTTCGTCCACGTCGATGTGCGCGGCTCGCGCGCACGATGGGGGAGGATCTAG